The Thermacetogenium phaeum DSM 12270 genome segment CTGCTCCCGATCTCCCGCTGCAGGGTGCGCAAAATAAACTGGTTGACCCCATCTTTCATGCCTGTTAAACCAGGAGTATAATAGCCACGCACAAAGCTGCTTAAGCGGTTATAAAAAGCCATTTCGTCATCGCTCAAAGAGAGCTCGATGATGTCGGCCCTGCGGCGGCTGCGGATGGCGCTGGTTTCACTGCGTCGGTTACGCACCATGACCTCCCGCACCAAACGCTTCAAGTCATCAGTGTTTTTCGGTTTCAGCGGATCACCACGGGTAACATACTTCCTCTTAAATGAAGCGGCGGTTTCCAGCTGCCCCGGCTGGAGCAGGGTAATCAGGTTGAACAGCTCTTCCAGGTCATTTTCCACCGGGGTGGCAGTAAGCAGCAGGATATACTTTTTCTTTAACTGGCTGACGAGACGGTAGGCCTGAGTCCGCCGGTTTTTCAGGTGGTGGGCTTCATCGACGATCACCATGTCGAACTCGGCAGCCAGAACCTCATCCCGGTGTGTTTCCCGCTTCGCCGTATCCAACGAGGCAATAATGCGCGGAAACTCCGTCCAGGGATGGGGATGTGACTTGAACGCCTGATTATCATAACTGATGAAATCCAGGTTGAATTTCGTCTGCATCTCCTCTTGCCACTGCTCGACCAGAGATGGCGGGGTCAATACAAGGACACGGCGGACCAACCCGCGCATCAGGTATTCCATCAAGATCAGGCCGGCCTCTATGGTCTTGCCCATCCCTACCTCGTCACACAGGAGGGCACGTCCCCGCAAGTTTTTTAGAACATGGCGGACTGTAGCGAGCTGGTAGTCCAGGGGTTCGATGCCCCGGACCACTTTCAGGGACAACAGTGTATCGAACCCGGGGCTCAGGGAAACGGCCAGGGCCTGCCTGCGCAGGTACAAATCCGAAGCTCGGCCGTGCTTGCCTTGAGCCATTTGATCCAGGATCACCTGGTCTTCCGCCGGCGAAAAGTTTACCTGCACC includes the following:
- a CDS encoding DEAD/DEAH box helicase, which produces MESPENSTESSWNVLTTPEHSRLEIVPGVVVQVNFSPAEDQVILDQMAQGKHGRASDLYLRRQALAVSLSPGFDTLLSLKVVRGIEPLDYQLATVRHVLKNLRGRALLCDEVGMGKTIEAGLILMEYLMRGLVRRVLVLTPPSLVEQWQEEMQTKFNLDFISYDNQAFKSHPHPWTEFPRIIASLDTAKRETHRDEVLAAEFDMVIVDEAHHLKNRRTQAYRLVSQLKKKYILLLTATPVENDLEELFNLITLLQPGQLETAASFKRKYVTRGDPLKPKNTDDLKRLVREVMVRNRRSETSAIRSRRRADIIELSLSDDEMAFYNRLSSFVRGYYTPGLTGMKDGVNQFILRTLQREIGSSIEAVIPTLEKMAENQVYPEVLRRVLITLASQAREVKGRAKAEILLKLLRQFDEKVIIFTCYLETQAFLARWLRENGFSVAELHGKMRRQEKEEQVRLFASDARILVSTETGSEGRNLQFCSHLVNYDLPWNPMRIEQRIGRIHRLGQERDVRIYNLSAAGTVEAYILELLDAKINMFQLVVGELDMILGNLDQKKDFEELVMDIWAQATDETDLRQRLDHLGEQLIEAKKHYQAVKELDERLLGELLPDE